One genomic region from Hemiscyllium ocellatum isolate sHemOce1 chromosome 13, sHemOce1.pat.X.cur, whole genome shotgun sequence encodes:
- the LOC132821441 gene encoding P2Y purinoceptor 1-like, with protein MKGLQADTMANLPSNNCSINKEFESCYLPIMYIIVFVTGFIGNSVALWMFIFHMRPWSSITVYMFNLVLADLFYVFSLPVLIFYYFKESDWIFGEALCKLQRFIFHVNLYGSILFLTCISVHRYTGVVHPMRSLGRLKKKSATIVCVCVWVVVMAGISPILYFSRIRQDTNKANFSRPDANKTIKTICYDTTSKELLDTYFIYSMLTTFFGFCVPFATILVCYGFIVKALISNDMRIPLRGKSVRLVIIVLAVFATSYLPFHVMKNLNLQSRLYYQGPETCEWNKSVYATYQVTRGLASLNSCVDPILYFLAGDTFRRRFTTTASKFINRNESIV; from the coding sequence ATGAAAGGCCTTCAAGCAGATACAATGGCAAACCTGCCATCTAATAACTGCTCCATCAACAAAGAATTTGAATCTTGCTATCTGCCCATCATGTACATTATTGTGTTTGTCACTGGATTCATCGGAAACAGTGTTGCTCTCTGGATGTTCATCTTTCACATGAGGCCTTGGAGTAGCATCACCGTTTACATGTTTAACCTCGTCCTGGCTGACCTCTTCTACGTCTTCTCTCTGCCGGTTTTAATATTTTACTATTTCAAGGAAAGTGACTGGATCTTCGGGGAGGCCCTGTGCAAACTGCAGAGGTTCATCTTCCACGTTAACCTCTACGGGAGCATCTTGTTTCTGACCTGCATCAGCGTCCACAGGTACACGGGGGTGGTGCACCCCATGAGATCACTGGGCAGGTTGAAGAAAAAATCGGCCACcattgtgtgcgtgtgcgtgtgggtTGTGGTCATGGCTGGCATCTCCCCAATACTGTACTTCTCCCGAATACGACAGGACACCAATAAAGCAAACTTTTCTCGACCAGAtgcaaataaaacaataaaaaccATTTGCTATGACACCACGTCTAAAGAGCTCTTGGACACTTATTTCATTTACAGCATGCTGACTACATTCTTTGGATTCTGCGTCCCCTTTGCCACCATCCTGGTCTGCTATGGATTTATTGTGAAGGCCTTAATATCTAACGACATGAGGATACCTCTTCGGGGCAAGTCTGTGCGTCTCGTCATCATCGTGTTGGCTGTCTTTGCCACCTCCTACCTCCCCTTCCATGTGATGAAGAATCTTAACCTCCAGTCCAGACTCTATTACCAAGGGCCAGAGACATGCGAGTGGAATAAGAGTGTCTACGCCACTTATCAAGTGACCCGCGGGCTTGCCAGCCTCAATAGCTGCGTGGACCCTATCTTGTACTTCCTGGCGGG